In the genome of Neodiprion fabricii isolate iyNeoFabr1 chromosome 4, iyNeoFabr1.1, whole genome shotgun sequence, the window tataaaaaaatcaagctCATATTGTTCAAATTTGAGTGTGATAAAACTTCAGCATTTCTCACAGCGACAATTTTTCGTCAAGAGGAAACTTTTAACGTGAAAATTTGGACGGATCTTAGTTACAACGTTTGAAGCGTATAATAACCATCTGAAAGACGAAGTACGATAATTCCCTcccaaaaatatattaaattttctcccACGTATCACGAGAAAACTATTtctcatacatgtatataaattacaCGCTTTATGTTTAGTGTTAATATATCGCGTTCGTGCGATCATCTTACTTGTGGCTACtcgaatatatatatcgatctaaaattatacatactaAATTTGATTATGTACTCTTGATATAGACAAACAACTAGTTACAGTCGCTTTGcattaatgaaataaaaatctcacCGACTAGCACGATTCCCAGTCGATAGAAATCATTGATATATGAAGATTTATGTTTACACGCACAGACACGCATCTACCATACGTATAAGTACTAAATGACGTATACCATAAATGTACAGTTACTAGATTGatgaaaagtaagaaatcGACGAAGATAAAACAGtaaaggaatgaaaatgaaagaaaaacacatCCTATCACAGTTGGTTACATACATAGCTAATCTAATCTATATTCTTCTATCGTATAGACTAGCCTATACTCTATTGTCTACCCTATTCTCTATTGTTTTATTCTTCCGACCCATCTCGTTAGTTTAAGTATTTTGCAGCCCAGTCTGTTCTCCCATGAACTCCGCTAGATCTTGCGTTCAAAACGCTTCCAAACAGATTCGCCTGAAGTGGCGACGGTTTGTTAGTTGGTAtgactgaaattttgaagaaacatCGTCAAGACAACAGTGAATAAAGATCAACTGAAGTGCTGGACAGGAAGTACAGAATTACTGCAagttttacttttcaattcGACCCTTCTCTGTTGAGGCTACAAAAATTAGTGAAACCTTAGCAGCTCGTTTTCcttggaaaaaaatagagaTGAAAATGCGTTGATAAGCTCACCTGTACCACCGATTTGCGACGTACCATAAACGCTTGGGTATGGCATTCGTGTGCTTTGGCCAGCGACGTATCGACTTCTAGCTAAGTAATGTTGTTTCGCTTGGGTGTCAATATTTTCCTGAGATCCCCAtaacgaatcaattttttcttcgatatCTTCTGGAGGATTAGGAACAGGAGGAGGAATCGACCCATTCAATGTAATTCTTGTTCGGTTGACATCCGCGTCGCCGTTTCTAAAAAAgttcagaaaaataatatacccGTCAGATATTAAGTCtataggaataaaaatgaacaagGGACATTCGGAGGCGGAATGGAATTTTATTgggaaagaatttttgatACAACACATTAGAGTTctgtaggtataataacatGGATGGTATTTGGCGGTGTGAATAATGATGATATCGATACAAACGAATAAGTAAGagtgcattaaaaaaaatcgtcaataaCGATGAAACTGAAGCACGATATAAGCGTATaaacagtataaaaaatagaaatacgTTAACGGATGCAATAAGATAAACCAAACGGCGTTTTTACCGGTTGGACAACAGAATGATAAATTCACCTGTCATCCCGTGACATAGGCACAAAACGGAATTTTCAGACATTCGGTGCATAATGCATAATAGTATCGTCGTAGGTGGAGAAACAGATTGAGATGTGGAAAAAAGTTCGTTGTCGTAAATTATGAGCTGTCAAATCAAGTTTGAAACTGACCGCTGAGCATTGGACTCTCATTTTTACCCCATTATAGAAGTTTCCATGGTCTCCAGTGTTCGCGTACcaatcttacaattagtccaTTCTATGGCACCTATGGCACCGTACAAAGTAAACGACATAATTATCTTTTGTCATTTTGCGTAAATATGAGCGTAAATTACGGATCTGCATTTTGTGGTGTACATACCGCTACAATCTGTAACAATGggtatgtaaatatattgatGTCTCGCTAGATGGCGCGGGTGTCGTGCCCCGGAGGCGTACCGACTCAGAGCCGCATCATCACTCGTGCATATGTGCCGCGCCGCCGTGTAGATAAATGAACACACATCAGAAGGTAGCCACAAGTGAGCCGGCCCTGACTCGAAGCGCTTATGACGCCCGACACCCGCGTCATCTAGCAAAGGATCCATCGTTATAAACGTTATAAACCAACCACCGCGGTGCATGCCTAGATCTATTGTCACGAAGCCGTAAATTACAACGGAATGAAAAAGATCTGTAATTTACGCTCTTATTTACGCAAAATGATACAAGATTATCTAGTCGTTTACTTTCTACGGTGCGAAATAATGGACTAAGGTTGATAGGTGAATAATGGAGATCATGGAAACTTCAATAATGAGGTAAACATGGGAATCCGATACCCGGGCGGCCATTCTTAAACTCGATTTGATAACTCATAATTTACGAAaacgaacttttttttcacatttcgaCCCGGTTCAACATCTACGATGATACTATGACACATAATACGTCGAATGCTTGTGCGCGAATACTTTCTGTGCCTCCGTCGCTGAATGACAGCTGAATTTGTCATTGTACAGTCTAATCGATTAGAACACCGTTTAGTTTATCCTGTTACATcccgttaaaaataaatgtgataCAAAGCTTGTAAAACTTGAACTACAAAAATGACATAACGCCCTGACTAAAAggtttcaagaaaattataaacttttacaaaaatatgtgaTCTATTAACGACAATTAAAGTTGTTAAAACGATAGCAAGAGATACTGCAGTCAACTCAATCAGAAGCTGTTCTTCACACTCAAAGTTCAACTCTATTTCAGtaggtatttttttctcaaaattcagagaagaaatttctgCTTGCTGATCTTTACAAAATTGCCCGTGTCCGATGTACTTTCTATTGATAATAAAAGCGGCGAATCGCAGCAAATTGTGCCAAGAAAACCGTGCGACTAATAGTAAAGAGTAGCGAATTGTATCGATAAGAAAATACACAGGATGAAGAATCAACACACGTGAAGTAAGGCAACATGTTACAGAGCGAAAAAGATGAGCGATTGTAATTcctaattgaagaaaaaacgaagataTTCCAACGAGCTGCTTGCCTAATATATCAACAACGACTTGAACAtcagtaataaattttatggaTAATATTTCGTTATTTGCTTTCAAAACTCGTGCAGTTTCTATTACAATCTGCTGGAGAAAACGTAAACATTCGCTCTGAcggaaaaagaataaagaactAATAACCAAGGTGATAACAAGTGCCAGGAGGACGTTGCAGCGATTTCTAAATGCTGCTGTATACCTGGACGGCAGGGCAGTGCTCTGTCCTGCGATGTAACGAGCTACGCCAAGGTAGTGTTGCTTCGCCGAGACCTTTCTTGAAGAGTTTTTAAGGTTCGGTTGAACGCGAGTCCAATTCTGGGATGGCAATGACTCGGTCCAAGCCGGCTGAGTCCACCTGGCATTCGTCTGTTTAACGTTTTCTTGAGCATTGTTTGGATAGGTGGAATTCCAATTAGTTCGATTTTCCTTGTAGACTCGATCCGGTAGCAGCTTCGCATTCGTGTTATCCGGTAGAATTTTTCCACTGGATTCAATAATCCCATAAATTTGGAAGCACTATTAGGACATATAATGCATCCGGCTGACGCGGAAGCAGAACATGAAGACTTAGCTTCTGTGGTTAGATCTTAATATGAAAACTCACCCTAAAACATCAGCAAACTCGTCATCATCCCATActgctgtatttttttcttggttcCGATTACTATTGTTagttttattgttaatattgttattgGTATTGTTATTGCGTGTGTATAACGGCATTACGGGTTGCTGAACCTGTACTTTTTCCTGTAACCTACatttgatataatttaatataatcaCGGTTTGTTATTCCTGATGTCCagattaaaaatacaaattaaaaaactgttCTTGCGAATTGGCAACTGTACCTAGTCTGAACAACAGTACTGATCATATCCGGTTGATTGTAAGTTCCGTTTGAAGTGATTATCGAGGCAGGCAGATTCACCTTGTTCATAACAAGTTCCCGCTGTGATCCTACAGCCATTTTTTTGCTACTGACTTGTCGTGGTCCACCAACTTGGAAGTAACGATACCTGCGAGATATGCAGTAGACGATGTAGGGCGGAATTAGTCAAACATAAGCGCTGAACTGATACGGAATCTATATTCTATACCTCAAAGATTGCTGCGCCGTCGGTCTTTGAACCGGATTCCACCTCATCATGTCTTCCATAAGTGAGACAGATTCCTGACTGGCGTTTGGTATCAATTTACTCAACGGGGTAGGACTGaagtttggaaatttgaaattcatggCGGCAGCCAGCTGATAACCCTCAGGCCAGTCATCCTACAATTACAATTAGTTGTGAAAACTAATTCGAAGATGCAATGATATTCCTCACTTTGAccaaattcaaaataacaaTCGCCCAAGTACCTTGTTTGGTGTGCCAATAACAGAACAGATTTTAAATATCTCGTCAATCTCGCTATTGCCAGGAAATAATGGCCTAAACGTGTATAATTCAGCCATTATACAACCAACGGCCCAAATATCTATGGGGCTGTTATAAGTAGTAGAGTGCAATAGAACTTCTGGCGCTCTATACCTAGAATAAATTACATTACAGTGCCGTCAGAACTCGGAGAGATAATTGAAGTTGATTTTTGACAGTACGTACTGTTTTCGCAAGTACATACAACAAAGAAAGTAATAAAGGAAGTAATGAAGGATCAATTTTCGAACGACACAATCATCCCTACTTACCATCTGGTAGAAACATAATCTGTATAAGGTGGTCTTGATCTAATTTCTCTGGCCAACCCAAAGTCAGCAATTTTTATCAGTTCTGGCCCCATGCAGAGCAAATTTTCAGGTTTCATGTCGCGATGAAAGAAGCCGTGCTTGTGCATAAAAGCCAAACCCTGCAATACCTGATATACCATGTTTCTGATCACAGGTTCGGGAAAAAGTTTCTCCctgttattgaaaattaatcaataatgTTAGCGACGTCATTAAGCTAAACTATATGAATGGAGATGAATCTGTAAATGAATCCTTAAACACCTACCTATCTTTCATCAGTTGATAAAGATTCTCCTTCATgtattcaaaaacaaaatacaaaacatCATTCTCTCGTATCACTTCCTTCAGTTTAACTACGTTTGCATGACTGAGTTTTTTCAGCGACTATGTGTGGAGGAAACATCGGATTATTGCTGGATATGTCAACATGAAGAACAATATAGAGACAAATCAAGGAAAAGGAAATATCATTCGATACCTTGACTTCCCGCAGATTCATAGCTTCTTcccaagaataatattttcttttcatcctttttATCGCCACTTTTTCACCCGTATCAATTCTCTGACCAAGTACAACGGATCCGTATGTCCCATCTCCTAACTGATGCAACGTAATATACCGATTCATCTTCATTTGCGCCCAAAGGATTTGGACGATATTATAATCAGGAGGTGTACCAGCCGATAGGAATAGCAATGCAGATGTTGAATTTTCTGACAGGATTATGGGAGGCTGTTGTTAACACAGTGATTCGCCATCTAAAGCGAAAGACACCTAATGTATTTTAGTTTTGTATAATTTCTTATTTAGTTGTATTCACATAGACCAAATATGTGACACTTGTTAACATTTACTAAGAAGTGAAAGTCGTGGATAAATAGATGATTGAATATGAAGCGAGTATATAAGTAAGATCGAAAacgaattataattattgcgTATACCTGCAATCTTAAGATGTGTCAATGTCAAAATTACTAtctataaaattgaatgaagtTTTAACAAGTTTTGAACTTACTGCAGCCATAACGTGACCGTCAACCGCAGAGAACGCAATTCGATAACGTCGAGCAGAGAGAATCATACAATCCCCTTCGAGTCGACatttaatatttcataataatttcACCTCGACACGAATATATTCTCGCAAACTGGGTAGGTATCTGACCCAACTTCGTACTACATTTACTACGTTGTCATGGTCACGGTCTTATATACAGGTGACACTACACACACATGTCCATGCTATACACTGATTACTTTCGCAAGATGGCGGCGGACTTGCCGAATGATAATTCAATACTCCTTCTTGACCGACGGAAATTACTgtcgtgtaattttttaaatttcgaatgaGCAAAGGCGccaattcgatttttctcaacacAATAGATTGTTATAGAGTTTGCAATTCTTTATTATAATTGTGACATGTGGACCTCGATTTAGTCTACCTAAACTAGAGGAATTTCAGGGTATCACGATTCTATACGCGCAATAGAATATTGAACGTTGATTGAggattcttcagtcaacgtatTGAAGTATCCGTTTCAGATTAATTTACCCGACAGCGAAAttgcaatttgaaaaactacaaCTTGTCAGTATTTGACCAATGAAAATGAGTAGTTTTTGGGATGCCAATGTATATTCAACCTTCATAACACTAGAATGAATGATCTGGCTTCTCTCCAATTTACTCGTTGTCAGCCCTTCGtctaaaacaattttttaattgttcgttcgttttttgaccacaatgagaaaaatgtatCGAATTTGCGTTAATGAGGTTCGACCAACTATTAAGTAGCATTTTTTGTagttattttatacattcgaGTGGTCCATATTTAGGGCTCGgacgaatttttcatcattcgcCCTCCAAATCGGctcgaaataatttaaaagcaatttcctaattttttcagattttgatATCAACTCTAATCCCTGTTTGTAAGAGGGTGAATTTCCGTATTCATATACACGTGTTTTGACTATATTctcggtatatattttattgcaagagtAATATTGGCATTGTCGCTACTGTTTGATACCAAATTCACATCATACCAGGCAATCTAGACGAACCTGACTTTTTTTGGCATTTAGTGAATGTGCAATTAAAGTTCATTTTGGATAAGATTTGGAGTACCAGAATGTACCCAAACAgaatcttcagtcaacgctaATGGTACTAGCAACGTAGCATCATAaacatatatgaatatttaatacgtaaatatataattttgtaataaaaaattatttttgtattatttaatAGTCGATTGAACACTCTTAAATGTTTCATAAGGATATGCTTTGTTTTGACTAAGAAAAATACTCTGAAATTTCAGTCTTTTTTCGGTCTTTTAAGTGTATGTTAGGccctttttcgcgtttgagatacgtggactttgATATTTTGAGGTATATAAGTCagcgtcgaaatcgaccagggaaCCCCCCTCAGGCATGTCTTGTTACAAACATGGTTGACTTCGCTATATTTCCGCCGTTGACTCAGCTGTACGGGTCTGGCTACGACGATCAGTTTTAATTACGTGCCCAATGGGAATATTGCAATTTCCTAGAGTGACTATAGTAAATATTCAGTATCACAACAATTCAGGCAATGTTGCGTTTGCGATAAACACTCAGCTGGAAACGTATGTGTTCTGTAGCAATAAAGTGTTGCAGTAACCAAGATAGACAGAAAATATTGCTGACCGAACCAGAATTCTTGTTGAGTGGTGGAAACGCTTTTTTcagtgtaaaaatattttgaactgCGAAATTTAGCAGCCAATGGCAATTTTGACTTCggtttttacatatttttcattttgtggGTGTAGCAGGAACGTAGCAGGTTTGTCACGAGGCGCTAACTTGCATCAAGCTTCACGTAAGAGGAAATCTTTTTATTGTGGCTAGCAGAAATGGAACGTTATACAAAATACCTAGTCGAGTTTTCTGGGGCTCCGATGATTAATTAGAAGATCGACAAGCTTCTATTCAAAGTGATAAACCGCTCTGCCGTTAATTAAACGCCCCCTCCTCTTAAGtctgacgaaaattttttattggcTGTTCATTCCTCAgctactaaaaaaaaatagtaaaggTGATCGAGGCACGAAACAgggtaataaaattgaaattgaagacCGGGC includes:
- the LOC124181135 gene encoding serine/threonine-protein kinase dyf-5-like isoform X2 is translated as MKMNRYITLHQLGDGTYGSVVLGQRIDTGEKVAIKRMKRKYYSWEEAMNLREVKSLKKLSHANVVKLKEVIRENDVLYFVFEYMKENLYQLMKDREKLFPEPVIRNMVYQVLQGLAFMHKHGFFHRDMKPENLLCMGPELIKIADFGLAREIRSRPPYTDYVSTRWYRAPEVLLHSTTYNSPIDIWAVGCIMAELYTFRPLFPGNSEIDEIFKICSVIGTPNKDDWPEGYQLAAAMNFKFPNFSPTPLSKLIPNASQESVSLMEDMMRWNPVQRPTAQQSLRYRYFQVGGPRQVSSKKMAVGSQRELVMNKVNLPASIITSNGTYNQPDMISTVVQTSGKILPDNTNAKLLPDRVYKENRTNWNSTYPNNAQENVKQTNARWTQPAWTESLPSQNWTRVQPNLKNSSRKVSAKQHYLGVARYIAGQSTALPSRNGDADVNRTRITLNGSIPPPVPNPPEDIEEKIDSLWGSQENIDTQAKQHYLARSRYVAGQSTRMPYPSVYGTSQIGGTVIPTNKPSPLQANLFGSVLNARSSGVHGRTDWAAKYLN
- the LOC124181135 gene encoding serine/threonine-protein kinase ICK-like isoform X1, translated to MKMNRYITLHQLGDGTYGSVVLGQRIDTGEKVAIKRMKRKYYSWEEAMNLREVKSLKKLSHANVVKLKEVIRENDVLYFVFEYMKENLYQLMKDREKLFPEPVIRNMVYQVLQGLAFMHKHGFFHRDMKPENLLCMGPELIKIADFGLAREIRSRPPYTDYVSTRWYRAPEVLLHSTTYNSPIDIWAVGCIMAELYTFRPLFPGNSEIDEIFKICSVIGTPNKDDWPEGYQLAAAMNFKFPNFSPTPLSKLIPNASQESVSLMEDMMRWNPVQRPTAQQSLRYRYFQVGGPRQVSSKKMAVGSQRELVMNKVNLPASIITSNGTYNQPDMISTVVQTRLQEKVQVQQPVMPLYTRNNNTNNNINNKTNNSNRNQEKNTAVWDDDEFADVLGGKILPDNTNAKLLPDRVYKENRTNWNSTYPNNAQENVKQTNARWTQPAWTESLPSQNWTRVQPNLKNSSRKVSAKQHYLGVARYIAGQSTALPSRNGDADVNRTRITLNGSIPPPVPNPPEDIEEKIDSLWGSQENIDTQAKQHYLARSRYVAGQSTRMPYPSVYGTSQIGGTVIPTNKPSPLQANLFGSVLNARSSGVHGRTDWAAKYLN